Proteins from one Aspergillus nidulans FGSC A4 chromosome VIII genomic window:
- a CDS encoding protein cbhD (transcript_id=CADANIAT00001348), with translation MLTLGAVSVNALPQATSTPAGTPSSSGIPVQATGNPFEGYQLYANPYYSSEVMTLAVPSMTGSLAEQATHAAEIPSFHWLDTTAKVPTMGEYLADIKEQNDAGANPPIAGIFVVYNLPDRDCAALASNGELSIADGGVEKYKEYIDAIRAHAVEYSDTNIILIIEPDSLANLVTNLNVEKCANAQDAYLECTNYAITQLDLPNVSMYLDAGHAGWLGWPANIGPAAQLFAGVYQDAGAPAALRGLATNVANYNAFSIDTCPSYTSQNAVCDEKGYINSFAPELSAAGWDAHFIVDTGRNGKQPTGQIEWGDWCNVKGTGFGVRPTTDTGDELVDAFVWVKPGGESDGTSDQSAERYDAHCGAAAALQPAPEAGTWFQAYFEQLVANANPPLSS, from the exons ATGCTGACCCTTGGGGCTGTGAGCGTGAACGCTCTGCCACAGGCTACAAGCACACCTGCTGGGACGCCGAGTAGCTCTGGAATACCTGTGCAGGCAACCGGAAATCCGTTCGAGGGATACCAGCTCTACGCCAACCCGTACTACAGCTCCGAAGTTATGACTCTGGCTGTCCCGTCAATGACTGGTTCATTGGCCGAGCAGGCGACCCATGCCGCTGAGATTCCATCGTTCCATTGGCT GGATACGACGGCCAAGGTTCCTACCATGGGCGAGTATCTGGCGGACATCAAGGAGCAGAATGACGCGGGAGCCAACCCACCGATTGCCGGTATTTTTGTTGTTTATAACTTGCCAGACCGTGACTGTGCGGCCCTGGCCAGCAATGGAGAGCTTTCAATTGCCGATGGAGGCGTTGAGAAGTACAAGGAGTATATTGATGCTATTCGCGCGCATGCCGTGGAGTATTCCGACACCAACATAATCCTTATTATTG AGCCTGACAGTCTGGCAAATCTGGTGACCAACTTGAATGTGGAGAAGTGTGCCAATGCTCAGGATGCTTACCTCGAATGCACAAACTACGCCATTACCCAGTTGGATCTCCCCAACGTATCTATGTACCTTGACGCTG GTCATGCCGGATGGCTGGGATGGCCCGCAAACATCGGCCCAGCAGCCCAGCTCTTTGCGGGTGTTTACCAGGATGCTGGCGCGCCTGCGGCACTCCGTGGGCTCGCAACCAACGTGGCTAACTACAATGCCTTCAGCATCGACACCTGCCCTTCTTATACGTCGCAGAATGCGGTCTGTGACGAGAAGGGCTACATCAACAGCTTTGCTCCTGAGCTATCAGCCGCAGGCTGGGATGCCCACTTCATCGTTGACACCG GCCGCAATGGCAAGCAGCCCACAGGCCAGATTGAATGGGGCGACTGGTGCAATGTTAAGGGAACTGGATTTGGAGTTCGCCCAACTACCGACACCGGTGACGAGTTGGTCGACGCCTTCGTTTGGGTCAAGCCTGGTGGTGAGAGCGATGGCACCTCTGACCAGAGTGCTGAGCGTTACGACGCTCACTGTggtgccgctgctgcccTTCAGCCGGCTCCTGAGGCTGGCACCTGGTTCCAG GCCTACTTCGAGCAACTTGTGGCCAACGCCAACCCGCCCCTTAGCAGCTAA
- a CDS encoding casein kinase II subunit beta family protein (transcript_id=CADANIAT00001349) yields the protein MMEDFNSETDSDYTSYWRDWFISSRGNEYFCEIDEEYLTDRFNLTGLNTEVPYYQYALDLVTDVFDLDADDDLREQIEKSARHLYGLVHARYIVTTRGLAKMVEKYKKGDFGKCPRVMCEGHPLLPTGQNDVPNMSTVRLYCSKCEDIYNPKSSRHASIDGAYFGTSFTSMLFQVYPALLPEKSIRRYEPRIYGFRVHASAALARWQDRYREETRNRLRDAGVEVRYLEDDEEEELEDDDEDELVETKERVPGDAASGRMDIGN from the exons ATGATGGAAGACTTCAACAGCGAGACCGACAGTGATTATACCAGTTACTGGAGAGATTGG TTTATCTCATCCCGCGGCAACGAATACTTTTGTGAGATCGACGAAGAATACCTGACCGACCGCTTCAACCTTACCGGCTTGAACACCGAGGTTCCCTACTATCAGTACGCGCTCGATCTGGTGACGGATGTTTTCGACCTCGATGCCGACGACGACCTCCGAGAACAAATTGAGAAATCGGCGCGCCACTTGTATGGCCTTGTCCATGCTCGCTACATTGTCACCACCCGTGGCCTCGCGAAGATG GTCGAGAAATACAAGAAAGGCGACTTTGGAAAGTGCCCACGCGTTATGTGTGAAGGCCACCCTCTCCTCCCGACCGGTCAAAATGATGTGCCCAACATGAGCACCGTCCGCCTCTACTGCTCCAAGTGCGAGGACATCTACAACCCCAAATCGTCGCGACATGCATCGATTGACGGCGCATATTTCGGAACCTCTTTTACTAGCATGCTCTTTCAGGTATACCCTGCTCTCCTGCCGGAGAAGAGCATCCGCCGCTACGAGCCCCGCATATACGGTTTCCGTGTCCACGCTAGTGCTGCTCTTGCGCGCTGGCAGGACCGCTACCGCGAAGAGACCAGGAACCGACTTCGCGATGCTGGGGTGGAGGTTAGATATcttgaggatgacgaagaggaggagctagaggatgacgatgaggatgagctAGTCGAGACCAAGGAGAGGGTCCCCGGCGATGCCGCATCAGGTCGTATGGACATTGGCAATTGA
- a CDS encoding arylformamidase (transcript_id=CADANIAT00001350), which translates to MSLETFPYGDHDLQTVTVAKPYPARAPLHAENIDNESGYWVILIHGGAWRDPTQTSTSYLAPTLSILSSSESKSPKSQSQHIRGLASISYRLSPHPSHSQDASTTMESHLRNAKHPEHINDIQLALSFLQRKYRFGKRYILVGHSCGATLAFQAVMASLSVQGREGLVNDYIAPLAILGMAGIYNLRLLRDSHRDISAYQEFIEGAFGKDEKVWDAASPGVVRGVNGVEGWKEGRLVVLAHSKEDELCDMEQSEKMKEFLDGWKGNDQKRLVQFLDIKGRHDEVWENGEELARGILFTIEELQSLRE; encoded by the exons ATGTCTCTTGAAACGTTCCCCTACGGCGACCACGACCTCCAGACTGTCACCGTCGCAAAACCCTACCCCGCACGCGCTCCCCTCCACGCTGAAAACATTGACAATGAAAGCGGTTACTGGGTGAT ACTCATTCACGGCGGCGCCTGGCGCGACCCGACGCAAACCTCAACATCATACCTTGCGCCCACCCTCTCGATCCTCTCCTCGTCAGAATCCAAGTCTCCAAAGTCTCAGTCCCAACACATCAGAGGTCTTGCATCTATCTCGTACCGATTGAGTCCACACCCGTCCCACTCGCAAGATGCGTCAACGACAATGGAAAGCCATCTCCGGAACGCGAAGCATCCCGAACATATCAATGACATCCAGCTCGCGCTCTCGTTTCTACAGAGGAAATACAGGTTCGGCAAGCGGTATATTCTTGTTGGACACTCTTGTGGCGCGACGTTGGCCTTCCAGGCTGTCATGGCATCTTTATCCGTTCAGGGACGAGAAGGTCTTGTAAATGACTACATCGCGCCGCTGGCGATCCTAGGTATGGCGGGGATATATAACCTGCGTTTGCTACGGGATAGTCATAGAGATATCTCTGCATACCAGGAATTTATTGAAGGGGCGTTTGGGAAGGACGAAAAGGTGTGGGATGCGGCGAGTCCAGGGGTTGTGAGGGGTGTTAatggggtggaggggtgGAAAGAGGGAAGACTCGTTGTGCTTGCGCATTCGAAGGAAGATGAGCTTTGTGATATGGAGCAGagtgagaagatgaaggagttTTTGGACGGGTGGAAGGGGAACGATCAGAAGAGGTTGGTGCAGTTCCTGGATATTAAAGGAAGGCATGACGAGGTGtgggagaatggggaggagcttgcgaggGGGATCTTATTTACGATCGAAGAGTTACAAAGTTTGCGGGAATAA
- a CDS encoding putative eukaryotic translation initiation factor 3 subunit EifCh (transcript_id=CADANIAT00001351): MAEKEVTPLTAVKVEALVVMKIIKHCSQVFPTTATGSIVGMDVDGVLEITNTFPFPVVEVPPESHFDNAAPNPAAAAPRAKANTVYQAEMIRMLREVNVDANNVGWYTSANMGNFVNMNVIENQFFYQKEMNERTVALVHDPSRSAQGSLSLRAFRLSPKFMAAFKDNKFTSDELQKSNLKYQDILVELPVEIHNSHLITSFIHQLQNQTQATPAEIPTSLATLESSPFAKQTILAPNFDNLSLSIDPFLEKNCDLLLDSIETHHTETSNFQYYQRSLAREQAKITAWQAKRKAENATRATLKQPPLPEDEWQRLFKLPQEPSRLDSMLNSRQVEQYARQIDSFVSSTTGKMFAVKGNLLPSEIAK, encoded by the exons ATGGCGGA GAAAGAAGTAACCCCCCTCACGGCCGTCAAGGTCGAGGCCCTG GTTGTGATGAAAATCATCAAGCACTGCTCCCAGGTTTTCCCGACGACTGCGACCGGTTCGATCGTTGGCATGGACGTGGACGGCGTTCTCGAAATCACAAAcaccttccccttccctgTGGTCGAAGTTCCTCCGGAGTCGCACTTTGACAATGCCGCTCCCAACCCGGCCGCCGCTGCTCCCCGTGCGAAGGCCAACACCGTCTACCAGGCTGAGATGATTCGTATGCTCCGGGAAGTTAACGTCGATGCCAACAATGTCGGTTGGTACACGAGCGCCAACATGGGCAACTTCGTCAACATGAACGTCATCGAGAACCAGTTTTTCTACCAGAAGGAAATGAACGAGAGGACAGTTGCGCTTGTCCACGACCCCAGCCGCAGCGCTCAGGGGAGCCTGAGCCTGCGCGCGTTCCGTCTTTCCCCCAAGTTCATGGCCGCCTTCAAGGACAACAAATTCACTTCTGACGA GCTGCAAAAGTCCAACCTAAAGTACCAGGACATCTTGGTCGAACTCCCCGTCGAAATCCACAACTCCCACCTGATCAcctccttcatccaccaGCTCCAAAACCAGACCCAGGCGACCCCTGCTGAGATTCCCACCTCTCTCGCCACCCTGGAGTCCTCTCCCTTCGCCAAGCAGACCATCCTGGCGCCTAACTTCGACAAcctctccctcagcatcGACCccttcctggagaagaactgcgatctcctccttgacaGCATTGAGACCCACCACACGGAGACGAGCAACTTCCAGTACTACCAGCGCTCTCTCGCTCGAGAGCAGGCCAAGATCACAGCCTGGCAGGCCAAACGCAAGGCCGAGAACGCTACACGCGCAACGCTTAAGCAGCCCCCTCTTCCGGAGGACGAGTGGCAACGGCTGTTCAAGCTGCCACAGGAGCCCAGCCGCCTTGACAGCATGCTCAATAGCCGCCAGGTGGAGCAGTACGCGCGCCAAATCGACAGCTTCGTCTCATCCACGACGGGTAAGATGTTTGCCGTCAAGGGCAACCTTCTGCCCAGCGAGATCGCCAAATGA
- a CDS encoding uncharacterized protein (transcript_id=CADANIAT00001352) produces the protein MQITVHLMFGVLHLFTSIQAGPYNACILRNGKDSKRTDGQKDLDSKNEANGKGEMDVDYSGETTSGLTMTT, from the exons ATGCAAATCACCGTACACCTAATGTTCGGGGTACTGCACCT CTTTACCAGTATTCAGGCTGGTCCTTATAACGCTTGCATTCTTCGCAATG GTAAAGACTCTAAGAGAACGGACGGTCAGAAGGACCTGGACAGCAAGAACGAGGCGAACGGGAAAGGCGAGATGGATGTGG ACTACTCTGGCGAGACAACGTCCGGCCTCACCATGACCACATGA